The following proteins are co-located in the Dyadobacter chenwenxiniae genome:
- a CDS encoding alpha-glucuronidase family glycosyl hydrolase — protein MIGSKLIAADPLASEGDDGYRLWLKYEAVTNAPVKTEYLRYTTFIGRSDKGEITQSASRELQMGLKNLLGKTVQETSSSAGRSGGILFRIEPGAAAAQPAEGYQVQLSGGNIVIVSRSEQGILYGTFALLRHLQMQRPIKNLSIASTPKVRYRMLNHWDNPDGTIERGYAGASLWKWYELPERVDPRYEDYARANASLGINGTVLNNVNASARFMSQEYIEKVAAIANVLRKYGIKTYLSVYFAAPKTLGGLATSDPLDPQVRAWWKEKVAQIYKEIPDFGGFLVKANSEGEPGPQDYGRTHADGANMLAEAFKAYDGIVVWRAFVYKADPNADRFKAAYEEFVPLDGKFDPKVIVQVKNGPIDFQPREPFSPLFGNMPKTPLGIEFQITQEYLGFATHAVYEAPIFKECLDSDTYVNGEGSTVAKVVDGSLHCYTRTLMAGVANTGNSQNWTGHPLAQANWYAFGRLSWDHELSSEQILQEWVALTLTRSEKASGHIAALMLRSREIYVNYNTPLGLSRPWMGVHFAPEPWQNKGSRPDWTAIYYHRADSSGIGFDRTASGSNALAQYKPQVQQQWNNPDRTPLPYLLWFHHVRWDQKLSTGRSLWQELCTRFYTGADSVLWMQQQWDLAKTSLDPMVFTDVAERLKVQRREAIWWRDAWVLYLQSLARQPIPAGFEPPKRTLEEVKQSVHVYLIR, from the coding sequence ATGATTGGCTCAAAGCTAATTGCAGCAGACCCGCTAGCTTCCGAGGGCGATGACGGATATCGGCTATGGCTTAAATACGAGGCGGTTACGAATGCTCCTGTAAAGACCGAGTATTTGAGATACACCACTTTCATTGGACGGTCAGACAAAGGCGAGATTACGCAGAGTGCGTCCAGGGAGCTGCAAATGGGATTAAAAAATCTTCTAGGTAAAACGGTTCAGGAAACAAGCTCGTCTGCTGGCCGCTCAGGGGGAATCCTCTTCAGAATTGAACCTGGTGCAGCTGCTGCGCAACCAGCGGAAGGTTACCAGGTCCAGTTGTCGGGTGGTAACATTGTTATTGTTTCAAGATCAGAACAAGGGATTCTTTACGGAACGTTTGCTTTGCTAAGGCACCTGCAAATGCAGCGGCCAATCAAAAACCTGAGCATTGCAAGCACCCCGAAAGTGCGTTACCGGATGCTGAACCACTGGGACAATCCGGATGGGACGATTGAGCGGGGGTATGCGGGTGCTTCGCTTTGGAAATGGTATGAACTGCCCGAGCGCGTTGACCCGCGTTATGAAGATTACGCGCGGGCCAATGCGTCGTTAGGAATTAATGGCACTGTGCTCAACAATGTCAATGCGAGCGCACGGTTTATGTCGCAGGAATACATCGAGAAAGTGGCAGCGATTGCGAATGTGCTGCGCAAGTATGGGATCAAAACCTACTTGTCGGTGTATTTTGCTGCGCCGAAAACCCTGGGCGGACTGGCCACGTCTGATCCGCTCGATCCGCAGGTTCGCGCCTGGTGGAAGGAGAAGGTCGCTCAAATTTATAAGGAGATCCCCGATTTCGGCGGATTTTTGGTAAAGGCGAATTCAGAAGGGGAGCCCGGGCCGCAGGATTACGGGCGTACGCATGCAGATGGGGCCAACATGCTGGCCGAAGCCTTTAAAGCTTATGACGGCATTGTGGTCTGGCGGGCTTTCGTCTACAAGGCAGACCCGAATGCTGACCGTTTTAAAGCTGCTTATGAGGAATTTGTGCCGCTGGATGGAAAGTTTGATCCCAAGGTAATTGTGCAGGTCAAGAACGGACCCATTGATTTCCAGCCGCGCGAACCGTTTTCGCCTCTCTTCGGGAATATGCCGAAAACCCCGCTGGGAATCGAATTTCAAATCACGCAGGAGTATTTAGGGTTTGCCACGCATGCCGTTTATGAAGCGCCTATCTTCAAAGAATGTCTGGACTCGGACACTTATGTAAATGGGGAGGGATCGACAGTGGCTAAGGTCGTAGACGGAAGTTTGCACTGTTACACACGCACGCTCATGGCAGGTGTGGCCAATACGGGAAACAGCCAGAACTGGACGGGGCATCCGTTGGCGCAGGCCAATTGGTATGCATTCGGAAGACTGAGCTGGGATCATGAGCTGAGTTCTGAACAGATCTTGCAGGAATGGGTTGCGCTGACTTTAACCCGGAGCGAAAAAGCAAGTGGGCACATTGCCGCACTCATGTTGCGTTCAAGGGAGATTTACGTTAACTACAATACGCCACTCGGGCTTTCGCGTCCCTGGATGGGCGTGCACTTTGCGCCCGAACCCTGGCAAAACAAAGGTTCCCGGCCCGACTGGACGGCCATATATTACCATCGCGCTGATTCTTCGGGAATTGGCTTTGACAGGACAGCTTCCGGAAGCAACGCGCTGGCCCAGTACAAACCCCAAGTACAACAGCAATGGAATAATCCCGACCGGACACCCTTGCCTTATCTGTTATGGTTCCACCATGTGCGCTGGGACCAAAAGCTAAGCACCGGCCGATCCTTGTGGCAGGAACTTTGCACCCGCTTTTATACAGGCGCCGATTCTGTTCTCTGGATGCAGCAGCAATGGGATCTGGCAAAGACAAGCCTTGATCCGATGGTTTTTACCGATGTAGCCGAGCGGTTAAAAGTTCAGCGCAGAGAGGCAATCTGGTGGAGAGATGCCTGGGTTTTGTATTTGCAATCCTTGGCCAGGCAACCTATTCCCGCGGGTTTTGAGCCGCCGAAGAGAACCTTGGAAGAAGTGAAGCAATCCGTGCATGTCTATCTAATCCGTTAA